In Acinetobacter sp. C32I, one genomic interval encodes:
- the putP gene encoding sodium/proline symporter PutP — protein sequence MNFSNPTVVVFVVYILAMLGIGLYAYFSTKNLDDYILGGRSLGSFVTALSAGASDMSGWLLMGLPGAIYLTGLSESWIAIGLIIGAWLNWYLVAGRLRVHTEVQNNALTLPDYFTGRFDDQKKILRVTSALIILVFFAIYCASGMVAGARLFETLFQLPYSTALWLGAFATIGYVCIGGFLAISWTDTFQAGLMIFALLLLPIVTYMSLGIGMEEFTAVVESVRPHAFDFATNLSVVAILSAAAWGLGYFGQPHILVRFMAADSVKSIPAARRIGMTWMILCLAGAVGSGFIGIAYFQMHPEFAAAVTANPETVFMELTKILFNPWVVGVILAAILSAVMSTLSCQLLVCSSALTEDLYKGFIRKNASQKELVWIGRAMVLAVAMLALSLAQNPESKVLGLVAYAWAGFGAAFGPLIILSLFWKRMTLNGALVGMVVGALTVILWKNFFGYTGIYEIIPGFVFALISIVVVSLLGKAPNAAVTSRFEQADEIYAREMK from the coding sequence ATGAATTTTTCTAATCCCACAGTTGTTGTATTCGTGGTCTATATCCTGGCCATGCTTGGCATCGGTTTATACGCCTATTTTTCTACCAAAAACCTTGACGATTATATTCTTGGAGGCCGAAGTCTAGGCAGTTTTGTAACCGCTTTATCTGCGGGTGCATCAGACATGAGTGGTTGGTTACTCATGGGTTTACCTGGCGCAATTTACTTAACTGGCTTATCTGAATCGTGGATTGCGATCGGTTTGATTATCGGTGCTTGGTTAAACTGGTATTTGGTTGCAGGACGTTTACGTGTGCACACTGAAGTACAAAACAATGCCCTCACCTTACCAGATTACTTTACCGGTCGTTTTGATGACCAGAAGAAAATCCTACGCGTCACATCTGCATTGATTATTCTTGTTTTCTTTGCGATTTATTGTGCTTCTGGCATGGTCGCTGGTGCACGATTATTCGAAACATTGTTCCAGTTGCCATATAGCACAGCCTTATGGTTAGGTGCATTCGCAACCATTGGTTATGTGTGTATTGGCGGTTTCCTTGCAATCAGTTGGACTGATACTTTCCAAGCAGGCTTAATGATTTTTGCATTATTGCTGCTTCCAATCGTGACCTACATGTCTTTAGGCATTGGTATGGAAGAGTTTACTGCGGTTGTTGAAAGTGTACGTCCACATGCATTTGATTTTGCGACAAACTTAAGTGTTGTTGCGATTCTTTCAGCAGCAGCTTGGGGTTTAGGCTATTTTGGTCAACCACATATCCTTGTCCGCTTCATGGCAGCTGACTCGGTAAAATCAATTCCAGCTGCACGCCGTATCGGTATGACGTGGATGATTCTATGTCTAGCTGGCGCAGTTGGTTCAGGCTTTATCGGTATCGCTTATTTCCAAATGCACCCAGAGTTTGCAGCTGCAGTTACAGCTAACCCTGAAACTGTATTCATGGAACTTACCAAAATCTTGTTCAACCCTTGGGTTGTGGGTGTAATCCTTGCTGCGATTCTATCTGCAGTCATGAGTACACTGAGTTGCCAGCTTCTGGTTTGCTCTAGTGCTTTGACAGAAGATTTGTACAAAGGCTTTATCCGCAAAAATGCATCTCAAAAAGAACTGGTTTGGATTGGACGTGCAATGGTACTTGCTGTTGCAATGCTTGCCCTCTCTCTTGCTCAAAACCCAGAAAGTAAGGTTCTTGGCTTAGTTGCTTATGCTTGGGCTGGTTTTGGTGCCGCATTTGGTCCATTGATTATTCTTTCATTGTTCTGGAAACGTATGACGTTAAACGGTGCATTGGTGGGTATGGTTGTGGGTGCTTTGACGGTAATCCTTTGGAAAAACTTCTTCGGTTACACGGGTATCTATGAAATTATTCCAGGCTTCGTTTTTGCATTGATCAGCATCGTTGTGGTGAGCTTACTTGGTAAAGCACCAAATGCAGCAGTGACAAGTCGCTTCGAACAAGCTGATGAAATCTATGCGCGTGAAATGAAATAA
- a CDS encoding Lrp/AsnC ligand binding domain-containing protein, which produces MNGPIYTLDRTDLKILDILQADGRISNSKLAELVNLSPTAVMARVQKLTKDEFILGYEAKLNPNKLNANFLVFVEVLLDKTTPHVLDDFIDAVTQYPEIVECHMVSGGFDFLIKLRSAGMEEFRRIAGQILWQLPGVKETRSYPVMQVVKDSSKIKIKSKTKF; this is translated from the coding sequence TTGAATGGCCCTATTTATACACTAGATCGAACTGACCTAAAAATTCTGGATATTCTTCAAGCAGATGGGAGAATTTCTAATAGTAAATTGGCAGAATTAGTGAACCTGTCACCGACTGCGGTGATGGCACGTGTACAGAAACTGACAAAGGATGAATTTATCTTAGGGTATGAGGCAAAGCTCAATCCGAATAAGCTTAATGCAAATTTTTTGGTTTTTGTTGAAGTGTTGTTGGATAAGACCACGCCGCACGTGCTAGATGATTTTATTGATGCGGTGACCCAATATCCTGAGATCGTGGAATGCCATATGGTCAGTGGAGGCTTTGATTTCTTGATTAAACTGCGGAGTGCGGGCATGGAGGAGTTTCGCCGTATTGCAGGGCAGATTTTATGGCAGCTCCCTGGTGTGAAGGAAACACGCAGCTACCCAGTCATGCAGGTAGTGAAAGACAGCTCTAAAATAAAAATTAAATCAAAAACAAAATTTTAA
- a CDS encoding GrpB family protein translates to MHFFSAPEYQPNCAQHFEDYKNKIQQLIPFAIVEHIGSSAIPNAISKGDLDIYIEVPAHQFLDSIEKLQQLNFKEKLDTLRTHELCMLESQQHDVALQIVVTGSEFCNFITFRDLLRNSPSLTQQYNQFKQRCVGLSQDQYRQIKADFIQSVLALG, encoded by the coding sequence ATGCATTTCTTCTCAGCCCCTGAATATCAACCCAACTGCGCTCAGCATTTTGAAGATTATAAAAATAAAATCCAGCAGCTTATTCCTTTTGCAATTGTTGAACATATTGGTTCATCCGCCATTCCCAATGCAATTTCAAAAGGTGATCTCGATATTTATATTGAAGTACCCGCCCATCAATTTTTAGATTCAATTGAAAAATTACAACAGCTTAATTTTAAAGAAAAACTTGATACACTACGTACTCATGAACTTTGTATGTTGGAATCACAACAACATGATGTAGCATTGCAAATCGTGGTGACAGGTTCAGAATTTTGCAATTTCATCACCTTTCGGGATCTATTAAGAAACTCACCTAGCCTGACACAACAATATAATCAGTTCAAACAAAGATGTGTTGGCTTATCTCAAGACCAATATCGGCAAATTAAAGCAGATTTTATCCAATCTGTACTCGCCCTAGGCTAA
- the putA gene encoding trifunctional transcriptional regulator/proline dehydrogenase/L-glutamate gamma-semialdehyde dehydrogenase yields MNTLDTPAQMETAHIDGYITEFKEKSEFEQRINTAWRRAEPEAVAVLAEAANISPELDQKIYELAFSLAHNLRERKSSAGKAGIVQGLLQEFSLSSQEGVALMCLAEALLRIPDTATRDLLIRDKINQGNWKDHVGQSNLMFVNAAAWGLMLTGKLMETPKQTSLSSVLTGLLARSGRGIIRKAVDVAMRMMGEQFVTGETIEEALEHAKPFEHKGFRYSYDMLGEAALTEHDAERYYNDYTQAIHAIGKASNGRGVYDGPGISIKLSALHPRYQRAQIARVHHELYSKVFELACLAKQYDIGLNIDAEESERLEISLELLERLCFEPKLANWKGIGFVIQAYQKRCFYVVDYIVDLAKRSNKRLMIRLVKGAYWDSEIKKAQIDGMTDYPVFTRKVHTDLSYIACAKKLLAAPDQVYPQFATHNAQSLATIYNLADPSKYYPGQYEFQCLHGMGEPLYEQVVGSKEDGKLGVPCRVYAPVGNHETLLAYLVRRLLENGANTSFVNRIADKTLKVEDLIQSPIKDIQTSAKDEGQLGLKHPAIPLPHDLYPLRPNSNGFDLNNDQPLADLDATAQKLRSQIWKSAPLLGFESTVHDESNALAITNPAQNSEIVGYVNEATSADVQLALEAAVQAEQSWAATDKVERAACLKRAADLMEARIQELMVLLCRESGKTYANAIAEVREAVDFLRYYATQIENLPANAQVKPLGTVLCISPWNFPLAIFSGQIAAALVSGNCVIAKPAEQTPLIAAQAVQMLWEAGVPHGVVQLLPGRGETVGAQLSQDDRVQGIMFTGSTEVAKILQKTVAKRLSPNGQPIPLIAETGGQNAMIVDSSALTEQVVLDVVSSAFDSAGQRCSALRILCVQEDSAATVIKMLKGAMQQLIVGNPAILKTDIGPVIDTEAKQTIDTHIQKMKSKGYPVHQLMFNDAVSQQALAQGTFVPPTAIELPNLDDLEREVFGPVLHIITYKYGELEQLIDRINAKGYGLTMGLHTRIDETINTVIQRAEVGNLYINRNIVGAVVGVQPFGGEGLSGTGPKAGGPLYMYRLMEHCSEKVLATPFAVKAEISQFDAVSNVAYQSLLSWANQNMPQAITAIPAFGVGKFYELQGPTGESNQYIILPRHRVLSIANDEASQLQQLLAIFSVSSTAAVLKDNAFLVKHKASLPKDVLDAITVISSVEKDAFDAVLHHGSVEQLQDLQTKVANRSGAIVGITQLQANEQIPLERLVIERAISVNTAAAGGNASLMTLSED; encoded by the coding sequence ATGAATACATTGGATACTCCCGCACAAATGGAAACAGCTCACATCGACGGTTATATCACCGAATTTAAAGAAAAAAGTGAGTTTGAGCAACGCATTAATACGGCTTGGCGACGTGCAGAGCCTGAAGCAGTGGCTGTACTTGCTGAAGCAGCCAACATTTCCCCAGAACTTGATCAGAAAATTTATGAACTTGCATTTAGCCTAGCGCATAATTTACGTGAACGTAAAAGCTCGGCGGGTAAAGCAGGTATTGTTCAAGGTTTACTCCAAGAATTCTCGCTTTCTTCACAGGAAGGTGTAGCGTTGATGTGTTTGGCAGAAGCTTTGCTTCGTATTCCAGATACAGCAACTCGAGATTTATTGATCCGCGACAAAATCAACCAAGGTAACTGGAAAGATCATGTCGGTCAAAGTAACCTGATGTTCGTAAATGCTGCTGCATGGGGCTTGATGTTAACTGGCAAGTTAATGGAAACACCAAAGCAAACCAGCTTATCAAGTGTTTTGACTGGTCTTTTGGCGCGTAGTGGTCGTGGCATCATCCGTAAAGCAGTTGACGTTGCCATGCGTATGATGGGTGAGCAATTCGTTACGGGTGAAACCATCGAAGAAGCGCTTGAACATGCAAAACCATTTGAACACAAAGGTTTCCGCTACTCATACGACATGTTGGGCGAAGCTGCACTGACTGAACATGATGCTGAGCGTTACTATAACGACTACACTCAAGCGATCCATGCCATTGGTAAAGCATCAAATGGTCGTGGCGTTTATGATGGCCCTGGTATCTCAATCAAGCTCTCTGCGTTACACCCACGCTACCAACGTGCACAAATCGCACGTGTTCATCACGAACTTTATAGCAAAGTTTTTGAACTTGCGTGCTTGGCAAAACAATACGATATCGGCTTAAACATCGATGCTGAAGAATCTGAACGTTTAGAAATTTCACTCGAATTACTTGAACGCTTATGTTTCGAACCAAAACTTGCCAACTGGAAAGGCATTGGTTTCGTTATTCAGGCTTATCAAAAGCGTTGCTTCTACGTTGTTGATTACATCGTTGACCTTGCAAAACGCAGTAACAAACGCCTGATGATCCGTTTGGTGAAAGGTGCGTATTGGGATAGCGAAATCAAAAAAGCACAAATTGATGGTATGACGGATTACCCTGTGTTTACCCGTAAAGTTCACACGGATTTGTCATACATTGCTTGTGCGAAGAAATTACTTGCTGCACCTGATCAAGTGTATCCGCAATTTGCGACACACAATGCACAATCACTTGCAACGATTTACAACTTGGCTGATCCAAGCAAATACTATCCTGGTCAATACGAATTCCAATGCTTGCACGGTATGGGTGAGCCATTGTACGAACAAGTGGTTGGGTCTAAAGAAGATGGTAAATTAGGCGTACCATGTCGTGTCTATGCGCCAGTGGGTAACCATGAAACTTTATTGGCTTACTTAGTCCGTCGTTTACTTGAAAATGGTGCAAATACCTCATTCGTAAACCGTATTGCTGATAAGACTTTAAAAGTTGAAGACCTGATTCAGTCTCCAATCAAAGACATTCAAACTTCTGCAAAAGACGAAGGTCAGCTTGGCTTAAAACACCCTGCAATCCCGCTGCCACATGATCTTTATCCATTACGTCCAAACTCAAATGGCTTTGATCTTAATAACGATCAACCATTAGCAGACTTGGATGCGACGGCACAGAAATTACGTAGCCAGATTTGGAAAAGTGCGCCATTACTTGGATTTGAATCAACAGTTCACGACGAAAGTAATGCACTTGCAATTACAAACCCTGCACAAAACAGTGAAATTGTCGGTTATGTAAACGAAGCAACCAGTGCGGATGTACAACTGGCGCTAGAAGCTGCGGTACAAGCTGAACAAAGCTGGGCTGCAACAGATAAAGTTGAACGTGCAGCTTGCTTAAAACGCGCTGCAGATTTGATGGAAGCACGCATTCAAGAGTTGATGGTCTTACTTTGCCGTGAAAGTGGTAAAACCTATGCCAATGCCATTGCTGAAGTACGTGAAGCTGTCGATTTCTTGCGTTACTATGCAACTCAAATCGAAAACTTACCTGCAAATGCACAAGTCAAGCCATTAGGTACTGTATTGTGTATTAGCCCATGGAACTTCCCTCTTGCAATTTTCTCTGGTCAGATTGCAGCAGCATTGGTGAGTGGTAACTGTGTGATTGCCAAACCTGCTGAACAAACACCTTTAATTGCAGCTCAAGCAGTTCAAATGCTTTGGGAAGCTGGCGTGCCACACGGCGTTGTTCAACTTCTTCCAGGTCGCGGTGAAACCGTTGGTGCTCAATTGAGCCAAGATGATCGTGTTCAAGGTATCATGTTCACTGGTTCGACTGAAGTTGCAAAAATTTTGCAAAAGACTGTCGCAAAACGCTTGTCTCCAAATGGTCAACCAATTCCGTTAATCGCGGAAACGGGTGGTCAAAATGCAATGATCGTAGATTCATCTGCGTTGACTGAACAAGTGGTTCTCGATGTTGTCAGTTCTGCATTTGACAGTGCGGGTCAACGTTGTTCTGCACTTCGTATCTTATGTGTGCAAGAAGACAGCGCTGCAACAGTTATCAAAATGTTGAAAGGTGCAATGCAACAGTTGATCGTCGGCAACCCTGCGATCTTAAAAACTGACATTGGCCCAGTAATTGATACTGAAGCAAAACAAACCATCGATACGCACATTCAAAAGATGAAATCTAAAGGCTACCCTGTTCATCAATTGATGTTTAACGATGCGGTAAGCCAACAAGCGCTTGCACAAGGTACATTTGTTCCGCCAACAGCGATTGAATTACCAAACCTTGACGATCTAGAACGCGAAGTGTTCGGTCCTGTATTGCACATCATCACTTATAAATATGGTGAGCTTGAGCAATTGATCGACCGTATCAATGCTAAAGGTTACGGCTTAACCATGGGTCTACACACACGTATCGATGAAACCATTAATACTGTGATCCAGCGCGCTGAAGTGGGTAACTTATATATCAACCGCAACATCGTGGGTGCAGTTGTAGGCGTGCAACCATTTGGTGGTGAAGGTTTATCAGGTACTGGTCCTAAAGCTGGTGGTCCGCTTTATATGTACCGCTTGATGGAACATTGTTCAGAGAAAGTATTGGCGACCCCATTTGCGGTGAAAGCTGAAATCTCTCAGTTTGATGCAGTATCAAATGTTGCTTATCAAAGCTTATTGTCTTGGGCAAACCAAAACATGCCGCAAGCAATCACAGCGATTCCAGCATTTGGTGTAGGTAAGTTCTACGAGTTGCAAGGCCCTACGGGTGAAAGCAACCAATACATTATCTTGCCTCGTCACCGTGTGCTTTCAATTGCAAATGATGAAGCAAGCCAGCTTCAACAATTACTTGCGATTTTCTCCGTCAGCAGTACTGCGGCTGTGTTGAAAGACAATGCATTCTTAGTAAAACACAAAGCATCTTTACCAAAAGATGTCTTAGATGCAATCACTGTGATTTCAAGTGTTGAAAAAGATGCGTTTGATGCAGTGCTTCATCATGGTTCTGTTGAACAGTTGCAAGACTTGCAAACTAAAGTTGCGAATCGTTCAGGTGCGATTGTCGGGATTACCCAGTTACAAGCCAATGAACAAATTCCTTTAGAACGTCTTGTTATCGAACGTGCAATCAGTGTGAATACTGCTGCAGCTGGTGGTAACGCAAGCTTAATGACTTTATCTGAAGATTAA